Proteins found in one Cobetia sp. L2A1 genomic segment:
- the maiA gene encoding maleylacetoacetate isomerase — MSTLSLHGYYRSSTSYRVRIALALKGLEAEQVPINLLKEEVRGDAYLALNPQGLVPTLIVVDDDSPEGSLPGVVTQSLAIMEYLEERWPTPALLPDDPLARAHVRSLCLFMACEMHPLNAPRVLKYLTGEIGVDEAQKLAWYRHWVAEGFSRLEILLTASAGRFCVGDTPGMADACLMPQIHNARRFECDLSAYPCILRIEAACQQEEAFRLAHPSQQADAPHQ, encoded by the coding sequence ATGAGTACGTTGAGTCTTCACGGCTATTATCGTTCATCCACCAGCTATCGGGTGCGCATTGCGTTGGCACTCAAGGGGCTGGAAGCGGAGCAAGTACCGATCAACCTACTCAAGGAGGAGGTGCGCGGCGACGCCTATCTGGCCCTCAACCCCCAAGGATTGGTGCCGACGCTGATCGTTGTGGATGACGATAGCCCAGAGGGTAGCCTGCCGGGTGTGGTGACCCAGTCGCTGGCCATCATGGAATATCTGGAAGAGCGTTGGCCGACGCCGGCCTTGCTTCCCGATGATCCGCTGGCGCGTGCGCATGTGCGCTCACTGTGCCTGTTCATGGCGTGCGAGATGCACCCGCTCAATGCGCCAAGAGTGCTCAAGTATCTGACAGGAGAGATCGGTGTAGATGAGGCCCAGAAATTGGCCTGGTACCGTCATTGGGTTGCTGAGGGCTTCTCTCGGTTGGAGATATTGCTCACCGCTTCTGCTGGTCGTTTCTGTGTCGGTGATACGCCGGGCATGGCAGATGCCTGCCTGATGCCACAGATTCACAATGCGCGTCGCTTTGAATGCGATCTAAGTGCTTATCCCTGTATCTTGCGGATCGAGGCGGCGTGTCAGCAGGAGGAAGCCTTCAGGCTGGCGCATCCTTCACAACAGGCTGATGCACCTCATCAATAG
- a CDS encoding cation transporter, which translates to MQLRASQAKVLKILLALNGSMFFVEFTAAWWLGSTALLGDSLDMFGDASVYALTLYVLHRSLRARAMSAMVKGVMMLALGAIVMIEAGFQAFDGVAPAAHGMGAFALLALAVNLVCFAMLWRFKSDDLNMRSTWLCSRNDIMANAAVFVAAILVGWTGSRWPDVLLGAAIALLFLQSAWQVMGDARTEMRAVKQQTSDAAAATPGPTMTEQHDTSSSVDSGYSSEEALMETKPASPASSCCSSKRCG; encoded by the coding sequence ATGCAACTACGCGCGTCACAGGCAAAGGTCCTGAAAATCCTGCTGGCATTGAATGGCAGCATGTTCTTCGTCGAATTCACGGCGGCCTGGTGGCTGGGCTCGACAGCGCTGCTGGGCGACTCACTGGACATGTTCGGTGATGCAAGTGTTTATGCATTGACCCTGTACGTCCTCCATCGCAGCCTGCGTGCTCGGGCCATGAGCGCGATGGTCAAGGGCGTGATGATGCTGGCACTCGGCGCCATCGTGATGATCGAGGCGGGATTCCAGGCATTCGATGGCGTAGCGCCAGCGGCACACGGCATGGGGGCTTTCGCGCTATTGGCACTGGCCGTCAATCTCGTCTGCTTCGCGATGCTGTGGCGCTTCAAGTCGGATGACCTGAACATGCGCTCCACCTGGCTGTGCTCACGCAATGACATCATGGCCAATGCCGCTGTCTTCGTGGCAGCCATTCTCGTCGGGTGGACAGGTTCACGCTGGCCGGATGTGCTGCTAGGCGCTGCCATTGCGCTACTGTTCCTGCAATCTGCCTGGCAGGTCATGGGAGATGCACGTACTGAGATGCGTGCCGTAAAGCAGCAGACATCAGACGCAGCTGCGGCGACTCCCGGCCCAACGATGACTGAGCAACACGACACGTCTTCTAGCGTCGACAGTGGTTATTCAAGCGAGGAGGCTTTGATGGAGACGAAGCCAGCCAGCCCCGCCTCCAGTTGCTGCTCAAGCAAGCGTTGCGGATAG
- a CDS encoding MerR family transcriptional regulator produces MRKDVPDSNATPPADHVMTIGQLAERAQVKSVTIRYYEKQGLLSPARRNGSGYREYGSAQLKRLTFIRRSRRLGFTLEDIRALLGLADQHALSCDQLDARIENQLAQVRERQRDLAAMEAELVRLTSCCAGGIISQCRIVEALSHAPASPT; encoded by the coding sequence ATGAGAAAAGACGTTCCGGATAGCAATGCCACACCGCCCGCTGACCACGTGATGACCATCGGGCAGCTGGCGGAGCGTGCCCAGGTGAAGTCAGTGACCATCCGCTACTACGAGAAACAGGGGTTGTTGTCACCCGCGCGACGCAACGGCAGCGGCTATCGCGAATATGGAAGTGCTCAGCTCAAGCGACTGACCTTCATCCGCCGCAGTCGTCGGTTGGGTTTTACACTGGAGGACATTCGCGCCTTGCTGGGGCTGGCGGATCAACACGCACTGTCATGTGATCAGCTGGATGCGCGCATCGAGAATCAGCTGGCGCAGGTGCGCGAGCGACAGCGCGATCTGGCGGCCATGGAGGCGGAGTTGGTACGCCTCACCTCCTGTTGTGCGGGCGGTATCATCTCCCAGTGCCGTATTGTCGAAGCGCTATCACATGCTCCCGCCTCGCCCACGTGA
- a CDS encoding peptide chain release factor 3 encodes MSDSQIAKAADIRRTFAIISHPDAGKTTITEKLLLFGNAIQMAGSVKSKRADRHATSDWMKMEQERGISVTTSVMQFPYKGRMVNLLDTPGHEDFSEDTYRTLTAVDSALMVIDGAKGVEERTVKLMEVCRLRTTPILTFINKMDRETRDPIEVMDEVETVLNIQCAPMTWPIGVGKGFKGVYHFYTDEIHLYKQGQGSRIPDDVRIKGLASPEAIKVLGEDLVEELSMEVELVRGASHKFDLDAYRRGDLTPVYFGTAMGNFGVREMLDGFVEYAPPPQPRDTDTREVTAHDGRFTGFVFKIQANMDPKHRDRVAFLRVCSGKYEKNMKMRHVRINKDVKIPDALTFMAADRSHVEEAWPGDIIGLHNHGTIQIGDTFTVGEDMRFTGIPHFAPELFKRVRLKDPLKMKALQKGLQQLSEEGATQVFQPFDNNDLIVGAVGTLQFDVVAHRLKEEYKVECMYEAVNVKTARWIYCDDIKMLEDFKRKASTNLAYDGGGCLTYIAPTRVNLQLTQERWPDITFLATREH; translated from the coding sequence ATGTCAGATTCCCAGATTGCCAAGGCGGCCGACATTCGCCGTACGTTCGCCATCATCTCTCACCCCGATGCCGGTAAGACCACCATTACCGAGAAGCTGTTGCTGTTCGGGAATGCCATCCAGATGGCAGGGTCGGTCAAGAGCAAGCGTGCTGATCGCCATGCGACATCCGATTGGATGAAGATGGAGCAAGAGCGCGGTATTTCTGTCACGACCTCCGTGATGCAGTTCCCCTATAAGGGCCGCATGGTCAATTTGCTGGATACACCAGGGCACGAGGATTTCTCGGAAGATACCTATCGTACGTTGACAGCAGTGGATTCGGCGCTGATGGTTATCGATGGTGCAAAAGGTGTCGAGGAACGTACGGTCAAGCTGATGGAGGTCTGTCGTCTTCGTACCACGCCGATCTTGACCTTCATCAACAAGATGGACCGTGAGACACGTGATCCGATCGAAGTGATGGACGAAGTCGAGACAGTCCTGAATATCCAGTGTGCGCCAATGACCTGGCCGATTGGTGTCGGTAAAGGCTTCAAGGGCGTCTACCATTTCTATACTGATGAGATTCATCTCTACAAGCAGGGGCAGGGTAGTCGCATCCCTGATGATGTTCGCATCAAGGGCCTTGCAAGTCCGGAAGCCATCAAGGTGCTGGGCGAAGACCTCGTCGAAGAGCTGAGCATGGAAGTGGAACTGGTGCGGGGCGCCTCGCACAAGTTCGATCTGGATGCTTATCGTCGTGGTGACTTGACGCCGGTCTACTTTGGTACCGCGATGGGCAATTTTGGTGTGCGCGAGATGCTTGATGGTTTCGTTGAATACGCGCCGCCGCCCCAGCCGCGTGATACCGATACTCGTGAGGTGACCGCTCACGACGGGCGCTTTACCGGTTTCGTCTTCAAGATTCAGGCGAACATGGACCCGAAGCATCGCGACCGCGTGGCCTTCCTGCGAGTCTGTTCAGGCAAGTACGAGAAGAACATGAAGATGCGCCATGTGCGTATCAACAAGGACGTCAAGATCCCTGATGCGCTGACCTTCATGGCCGCTGATCGCTCTCACGTCGAAGAAGCCTGGCCGGGTGACATCATCGGGTTGCACAACCACGGTACGATCCAGATCGGCGATACCTTCACGGTGGGTGAAGACATGCGCTTCACGGGTATTCCTCACTTCGCACCGGAACTCTTCAAGCGTGTGCGTCTGAAGGATCCCCTCAAGATGAAGGCGTTGCAGAAGGGTCTTCAACAGCTGTCTGAAGAGGGCGCGACTCAGGTCTTCCAGCCCTTCGATAACAATGATCTGATCGTGGGTGCAGTAGGGACTCTGCAGTTCGATGTTGTCGCGCATCGCCTGAAGGAAGAGTACAAGGTTGAGTGCATGTACGAGGCGGTCAATGTAAAAACAGCGCGATGGATCTACTGTGATGACATCAAGATGCTTGAAGACTTCAAGCGTAAAGCCAGTACTAACCTTGCTTACGATGGTGGTGGTTGTCTGACGTACATCGCACCGACACGGGTCAATCTTCAATTGACCCAAGAGCGCTGGCCGGACATCACCTTCCTCGCCACACGCGAGCACTGA
- the mscL gene encoding large conductance mechanosensitive channel protein MscL codes for MAGFMQEFRDFAVKGNVVDMAVGIIIGGAFTLIVKSLVGDLLNPLIGLLIGEVDFANFFVVLKEGAAAGPYASLDAAKEAGAVTLNYGLFINAIISFALVALAVFVLIRQINKLKKEAEAEPEEVTDKDCPYCLSKVPLAATRCGHCTSEITSLTPVEVA; via the coding sequence ATGGCTGGTTTCATGCAGGAATTCCGTGATTTCGCGGTCAAGGGTAATGTTGTCGATATGGCAGTAGGTATCATTATCGGGGGCGCCTTCACCCTTATTGTCAAAAGTCTTGTGGGTGACTTGCTCAATCCATTGATTGGCTTGTTGATCGGAGAGGTGGACTTCGCCAATTTCTTCGTTGTACTCAAGGAGGGAGCGGCAGCAGGGCCCTATGCAAGTCTTGATGCCGCCAAGGAGGCCGGCGCTGTCACGCTAAACTATGGCCTGTTCATCAATGCCATCATCAGCTTTGCGTTGGTAGCATTGGCTGTTTTCGTGTTGATTCGTCAGATCAACAAGTTGAAGAAAGAGGCCGAGGCAGAGCCAGAAGAAGTGACTGACAAGGATTGCCCTTACTGCTTGTCCAAAGTGCCACTTGCCGCAACACGCTGTGGGCACTGTACGTCCGAGATCACATCCTTGACGCCTGTCGAAGTGGCTTGA
- a CDS encoding TatD family hydrolase, with protein sequence MLIDSHCHLDFAVFDGDRTQVLARAIAAGVGTFLVPATTAASFEKVQALSRANVQVHAALGLHPYFMSEHDDGALAVLRDALIDNSQVVAVGECGFDARLPDPQQQWELFDAQLAIAKEFSLPVIVHCVRANDEVAKHLREARLPRGGIIHAFAGSQVQAERFLALGFVLGLGGSVTYPRAQKLRHVVTQLPDDGFVLETDSPDMPLSGYQGQRNEPARMVQVAEVVAELRGVPVQHVGELTTTNVRHVLQLSA encoded by the coding sequence ATGCTGATTGATAGTCACTGCCATCTGGATTTTGCTGTCTTTGACGGCGATCGAACACAGGTGCTGGCGCGCGCGATCGCCGCTGGTGTTGGTACTTTCCTCGTGCCCGCGACAACGGCAGCAAGTTTTGAGAAGGTACAGGCACTTTCACGAGCGAACGTTCAGGTACATGCTGCACTAGGACTTCATCCCTATTTCATGTCTGAGCATGATGACGGCGCTTTAGCAGTGCTCCGTGATGCGCTGATTGACAATTCTCAGGTGGTGGCAGTAGGAGAGTGCGGCTTTGATGCACGGCTGCCTGACCCACAACAGCAATGGGAATTGTTTGATGCACAGCTCGCGATAGCAAAAGAGTTTTCGCTACCGGTCATCGTACATTGCGTGCGTGCCAATGATGAGGTGGCCAAGCACCTACGTGAGGCTCGTCTGCCACGTGGGGGTATCATTCATGCGTTTGCTGGTAGCCAAGTGCAGGCTGAGCGCTTCCTCGCGCTAGGGTTTGTGCTAGGACTGGGAGGCAGTGTGACCTATCCCCGTGCGCAGAAGCTGCGTCATGTCGTTACTCAATTGCCAGATGACGGCTTTGTCCTCGAGACGGATAGTCCGGATATGCCATTGAGTGGTTATCAAGGACAAAGAAATGAGCCAGCGAGAATGGTACAGGTAGCGGAGGTGGTGGCTGAGCTGCGCGGAGTCCCTGTGCAGCATGTCGGGGAACTAACAACGACGAATGTTCGGCATGTTCTTCAACTCAGCGCCTGA
- a CDS encoding EAL domain-containing protein, giving the protein MAKKRMPHCPGGRVIIGKAMFRSSVSDPSSRALHHETLTAFDNETLSDNPRYRFLLIPLLLIALISAVGWLSVSQVNQLRDHDRLAATQRLTLWVDTQQRMLRGQLREHAYWEEAVEEMLRLPVPDKAWLDYMYGPEFAINTDIHLMGIVRGNGRVAAWSEHDADSSRQWLTEQPGSWRQAISGLLARAWDAPTVPQIAWLQVNGQSWLVGVQGLYGDEDALPARNKQGLLVFGIPMTDAVLDEQAVVLGLNGLKVVSNQLSEPAVADRVCMPLPQVLDQDGPHNSSRACWRDESRGVELLLNLGGPLAALLLVILLAVIGACCMIWRDNLRRNRSRAKDVHCAAQLDLHHQFNEQFLTVPYETHNQEHAKATLSQYLRRVREMVGAEVIIYRREVGNPSAGYLILQSHDEREWLSEASLKRDPLWRLPAGAIRINNPEFLTKGIEDRASLLCQRLGASQLLGFSVSPHPGRSELLLIASRGNVLDEAALMPVLDRTLNTLVIRGLEQERILLQHQLLQEREIDADTGLLSREGMLRLIKMRIDQLGDVSPMDGFVLMAIRIGGLQELYEHEGASLGNYQLELAQKRIVSLLGNTGHMARLETDRLLIMVQRRLLEATRGGISGWLDSLLSAVRYKVTLDKEAIYLHASLGISRYPEDGQQMDALVYRSERALHDTLQLKREWHFFNEEAGREVRRLKQLEAEFIVGLREGQLRLHLQPIVDGCDGTLMLSEVLVRWQHPDRGLMGSADFLPIVESARLDVALGRWVLKESIATLIRVHEAGHALHLSVNVTVRHMMDKRFLSDLDWLFRHPELCQQLTLELVESQLPDDIQTLAILFQTIRGHGVALALDDFGTGYSSLSQLQSLPFDKLKIDRQFVIGLGEGSNQGRAMIDAMMGLAEAFQLSVVAEGIETPEQRAALIAHGCTLHQGYLYSRPVPAQELIEHLMAGDHWLPASLPTLDSL; this is encoded by the coding sequence GTGGCTAAGAAACGCATGCCACATTGCCCAGGAGGTCGCGTAATCATCGGTAAAGCAATGTTTCGTTCTTCAGTGTCTGATCCATCCTCTCGTGCGCTACACCACGAGACGCTTACTGCTTTTGATAATGAAACGCTTTCCGATAATCCTCGCTATCGGTTCCTGCTGATTCCCCTACTGTTGATAGCATTGATATCAGCGGTTGGCTGGTTGTCCGTTAGCCAGGTAAATCAACTACGTGATCATGATCGCCTGGCTGCCACACAGCGACTGACGCTATGGGTCGATACCCAGCAACGTATGCTAAGAGGGCAATTACGAGAGCATGCATATTGGGAAGAAGCCGTCGAAGAAATGCTGCGTTTGCCTGTCCCTGACAAGGCGTGGCTCGATTATATGTATGGGCCCGAGTTCGCGATCAACACGGATATTCATCTGATGGGTATCGTCCGTGGAAATGGCCGTGTGGCTGCGTGGAGTGAGCACGACGCCGATTCATCCAGGCAATGGCTAACCGAGCAGCCAGGAAGCTGGAGGCAGGCAATTTCAGGCTTGTTGGCAAGGGCCTGGGATGCCCCTACGGTGCCTCAGATCGCTTGGCTACAAGTGAATGGACAGTCTTGGTTGGTCGGAGTGCAGGGGCTTTATGGCGATGAAGACGCGCTGCCAGCGCGTAATAAACAAGGCTTGCTGGTGTTTGGTATTCCGATGACGGATGCAGTGCTCGATGAGCAGGCAGTCGTCCTCGGTTTGAATGGTCTGAAAGTCGTCAGTAATCAATTATCAGAGCCAGCCGTTGCTGACCGGGTCTGCATGCCGCTGCCTCAGGTGCTTGACCAGGATGGGCCGCACAACAGTTCTCGAGCTTGCTGGCGAGATGAAAGCCGAGGCGTAGAGCTGCTGTTGAATCTTGGTGGGCCGTTAGCGGCACTATTGCTCGTCATTTTACTGGCTGTCATCGGGGCGTGCTGCATGATCTGGCGCGATAATCTGCGCCGCAATAGAAGTCGTGCCAAAGATGTGCATTGTGCTGCTCAGCTCGATTTGCATCATCAATTCAATGAACAGTTTCTGACGGTACCCTACGAGACGCACAATCAGGAACATGCCAAGGCGACACTCTCGCAATATCTGCGTCGCGTGCGCGAGATGGTCGGTGCGGAAGTTATCATCTACCGACGGGAGGTGGGGAATCCGAGTGCGGGCTATCTGATTCTTCAAAGCCACGACGAGCGTGAATGGCTAAGTGAGGCATCGTTAAAGCGTGACCCTCTCTGGCGTTTGCCCGCCGGGGCAATTCGAATCAATAACCCTGAATTCCTGACGAAGGGCATTGAGGATCGTGCATCGCTGCTTTGTCAGCGTTTGGGGGCGAGTCAGTTGTTGGGCTTTTCAGTCTCACCGCATCCAGGCCGAAGCGAGCTATTGTTGATCGCGAGCCGCGGTAACGTCCTTGACGAAGCCGCACTGATGCCGGTATTGGACAGAACGCTGAATACACTGGTCATTCGTGGGTTAGAGCAGGAAAGAATATTGCTGCAGCATCAATTGTTACAGGAGCGGGAAATTGATGCCGATACGGGACTATTGAGCCGTGAAGGCATGTTGCGACTGATCAAGATGCGTATCGACCAGCTTGGTGATGTTTCGCCGATGGATGGCTTTGTACTGATGGCTATTCGTATTGGTGGTCTTCAGGAGCTTTACGAGCACGAAGGGGCAAGCCTTGGAAACTATCAGTTAGAACTGGCGCAGAAGCGCATTGTCTCGCTACTGGGCAATACTGGGCATATGGCGCGCTTGGAAACGGATCGTTTGCTGATCATGGTTCAGCGTCGTTTGCTGGAGGCAACTCGTGGCGGTATCAGCGGTTGGCTGGATAGTTTGTTGAGTGCTGTTCGCTATAAGGTCACGTTAGATAAAGAGGCGATCTATCTGCATGCGAGCCTTGGCATCAGTCGCTATCCCGAAGATGGCCAGCAGATGGATGCCTTAGTGTATCGAAGTGAACGTGCGCTTCATGACACCTTGCAGCTCAAAAGAGAATGGCATTTCTTTAATGAGGAAGCCGGACGCGAAGTACGCCGCCTCAAGCAGCTGGAAGCCGAGTTCATTGTGGGTCTTAGGGAAGGGCAATTGCGCCTCCATCTTCAGCCGATCGTGGATGGTTGTGATGGGACACTCATGCTTTCCGAGGTATTGGTTCGTTGGCAGCATCCCGATCGTGGTTTGATGGGATCAGCGGATTTCTTGCCAATCGTCGAATCGGCGAGGCTCGATGTAGCGCTGGGTCGCTGGGTGCTCAAGGAAAGTATTGCGACCTTGATTAGGGTACATGAAGCTGGTCATGCGCTGCATTTGAGTGTCAATGTTACCGTGCGGCATATGATGGACAAGCGTTTCTTGTCTGATCTGGACTGGCTATTCCGCCATCCTGAACTGTGCCAACAATTGACATTGGAACTGGTGGAAAGCCAGCTACCTGATGACATACAGACACTGGCGATACTGTTCCAGACAATACGCGGCCACGGTGTGGCATTGGCGCTGGATGATTTTGGCACTGGCTATTCATCGCTGTCCCAACTTCAGAGTTTACCGTTTGATAAACTCAAGATTGATCGGCAGTTTGTAATTGGTCTGGGCGAGGGTTCCAATCAGGGGCGTGCCATGATTGACGCCATGATGGGATTGGCGGAAGCCTTTCAGCTATCGGTAGTTGCAGAGGGGATAGAAACACCGGAACAGCGGGCAGCTTTGATCGCTCACGGATGTACACTGCATCAAGGGTATCTTTATTCTCGTCCAGTACCAGCACAAGAGCTTATTGAGCACCTAATGGCGGGTGACCATTGGTTGCCGGCATCACTGCCCACATTGGATTCTCTCTGA
- the ygfZ gene encoding CAF17-like 4Fe-4S cluster assembly/insertion protein YgfZ, which produces MNTLKALMQQHGYHSADDGSLTLETLVCDSHYLAPLETFEILEVSGKDGERFLQGQTSQQLTLVDGSLAPLTAFCTPKGRILGMAQLIRVTPERLWMLMPTGTAEPLRAHLAKFAPFYKVTLEVSDTLKVIGISGVDALLSAANLVDGEQMLASHDFAMLTKDSIVLARQPAQAEPRAVLIGNETQVAEITQRLLEAGVTPADSRSWTLGDICAGLQWVTSIQMDSWLPQMLNLEALAAISFKKGCYTGQEVVARAHFRGQVKKRLMRLTYRQEMTLPTAGTKVMDGNDKALGEVLTAAHTPDGALEVLAVVSLRDENATLKLETQQPLTRVTLPYEVERRDPERLKD; this is translated from the coding sequence ATGAATACGCTCAAAGCCTTGATGCAGCAACACGGCTATCACTCTGCTGACGACGGCAGTCTGACACTGGAGACCCTCGTATGTGATAGCCACTATCTTGCACCGCTAGAGACATTCGAGATACTTGAGGTCAGCGGAAAGGATGGTGAACGCTTTCTCCAAGGCCAGACGTCCCAGCAGCTGACACTGGTGGATGGCAGTCTTGCTCCCTTGACCGCCTTTTGTACGCCCAAGGGGCGGATTCTGGGGATGGCCCAGCTGATACGTGTGACCCCAGAAAGACTCTGGATGTTGATGCCAACCGGCACCGCCGAGCCTCTTCGTGCTCACCTGGCGAAGTTTGCTCCCTTCTACAAGGTAACACTCGAGGTATCCGACACACTGAAGGTCATCGGGATCAGCGGTGTAGACGCATTGTTATCAGCTGCAAACCTCGTCGATGGCGAGCAGATGCTGGCATCACACGACTTTGCCATGCTGACCAAAGACAGCATCGTACTGGCTCGGCAGCCTGCTCAAGCAGAGCCACGCGCAGTACTGATAGGTAACGAGACACAGGTGGCTGAGATAACGCAACGACTACTTGAAGCCGGAGTTACGCCTGCTGATAGCAGAAGCTGGACGTTGGGGGATATCTGCGCGGGACTGCAATGGGTTACGTCTATACAGATGGATAGCTGGTTGCCGCAAATGCTCAATCTCGAGGCACTGGCTGCCATCAGTTTCAAGAAGGGCTGCTATACCGGACAGGAGGTGGTAGCACGCGCGCATTTTCGTGGCCAGGTAAAGAAGCGTTTGATGCGCTTGACCTATCGTCAAGAAATGACTCTGCCTACCGCTGGCACCAAGGTAATGGATGGCAATGACAAGGCATTGGGTGAAGTATTGACCGCTGCCCATACGCCCGACGGCGCCTTGGAAGTACTAGCTGTCGTTAGCTTGCGCGATGAAAATGCCACCTTGAAGCTTGAGACACAGCAGCCATTGACTCGCGTAACCCTTCCCTACGAAGTCGAGCGACGCGACCCGGAGCGCCTCAAGGACTAA
- a CDS encoding OsmC family protein, with translation MSIEVITRQSGSFVQRVKVGSFDELLVDIPAVVGGDDSAPDPHDYFDLSLGACKSITVLMYARRKALPLAKIMTTVDRDDSDERRGEYRLTVSMQFIAEPGSKLDEATRARLLEISERCPIHRLMTSSQVSVVSREASIDA, from the coding sequence ATGAGCATCGAGGTAATTACTCGTCAGTCAGGAAGTTTCGTTCAGCGCGTCAAGGTCGGAAGCTTCGATGAGTTGTTGGTAGATATTCCTGCGGTGGTCGGGGGCGACGACAGTGCCCCTGATCCTCATGACTACTTTGACCTGTCGCTAGGTGCCTGCAAGTCGATCACCGTGTTGATGTACGCACGGCGAAAGGCACTGCCGCTGGCGAAAATCATGACGACCGTGGATCGTGATGACAGCGACGAGCGGCGGGGCGAGTATCGCCTCACTGTTAGCATGCAGTTCATCGCCGAGCCCGGCAGCAAGCTCGATGAGGCGACGCGGGCACGCTTGCTCGAGATATCGGAGCGTTGTCCGATTCATCGTCTGATGACCAGTAGTCAGGTTTCGGTAGTGAGTCGAGAGGCTAGCATTGATGCCTGA